From Geotalea uraniireducens Rf4:
GTCAAACTGCCGGAACCGGTCAAAACACGTCTGGACCGTCTCGCCAAGGCCACACATCGGAGCAGGTCGTCTCTCGTTTCGGCCGCTGTCGAAGAGATGCTCTCCGTGGAAGAGTGGCAGATTCAGGGAATCAGGGAAGCTTTGCATGAGGCCGATTCCGGCAACCTGATTGCCCACGAAGAGATCAAACTTGAATGGGAGACACGGCGTGCACGTCAAGTGGACAAGTAAGGCACGTCGTGACTTGTACAGCGTCGATGGTTACATTTCACAGGACAACCCCACCGCTGCTGCAGAAACGGTTCTGAAAATCATTGCCGCCGTAGAATCGCTCTCCCAGCACGCGGAAATGGGGCGGCCCGGCAGAGTCCCCGACACTCGGGAACTGGTCATTCCCGGTCTCCCCTTTATAGTCCCCTATCGCATCAGCAGTTCCACAATCGTCATCCTTCGTGTCTACCACACATCCCGCAAGTGGCCAGATCAGCTTTAACCCCGAGATCTCGACAAACACTGGCTTTGCCGATTTCTTAGCCCTCTTTGAAAAAGGGGGGTGAAACCTGGGGAATCCCCACGCATGTGGGGAACACGCGCCCCGCCCGGCTGACCGGAGGCGTAAAGCCGCACCCCGGCCTCACCGATCCAGACGAGGAGGCACCCCACCCGGCTGGCCAGCACCACCGCATTGTGGGAGACCCGCGTCCCCGGCTCCAGCATGAGGCAGGCAACGCCGCCGACGGGGACATGGGTGCGGACCCCGGTCTTGTCCACCACAACGAATGCGCCGTCGAGCACATCAAGGTTCCCCTTCTCAACGAAGAGGACCGAGAGGCGGTCTTTGATGGGGATCGGTTTCAATGGGGGAAGAATGGGTTCGGTCATGGGGCGCTCCTTAAAATCGGAAAATATAAACGTAGGGGCGGGGTCTCCCCGCCCGGATTCTGATTCTCCGGGGTCTCCCCGCCCGGATTCTGATTCTCCGGCAAAAGCGGGCGGGGAAACCCCGCCCCTACGTCATCATTGGCAAACAGGGGGCGGGGTGATGACCCCGCTCGTAGGGGCAATCTCCGTGTGGTTGCCCCGATTCTGGTGTTATAACGGCGGGCACCCACACGGGGGTGCCCCTACGTTGGATATTCATCGTCTTCTGTCCATTTCGATGGATTGAAATGGATGTATTCCCGGATGCCGGCCAATTCCGCTTCGTCGCGGATGACGCGCTCGAAATAATTGCGTTGCCAGACCGGCACGCCCGGATTGTCGCGCATGAAGTTGATCTGCTTCGTCGTCTGGTATTTGAAAAAACCAACAATCTGCCCAAGCGTCGGTTTCCGTAGGGGCGGGGTCCTCCCGCCCTGATTCTCCGGGGTCCTCCCGCCCAGGTTCTCCGGGGTCCTCCCGCCCAGGTTCTCCGTGGTCTCCCCGCCCAGGTTCTGATTTTCCGGCGAAAGCGGGCGGGGAAACCCCGCCCCTACGTCATCATTGGCAAACACAGGGCGGGATGACCCCGCCCCAACATCGTCATTGGCAAAAACAGGGCGGGGGAACCCCGCCCCTACGATGCAAATGATGCCTTGGAAATGGTTGGGCATGACGAAGTATTCATCCAATGCCACATTCGGAAATTTCCCCGGCAATTTTACCCACCATTCCGCCACCATCCGCCCCGCATCGTTCAGGCGCATTTCACCATCCAGAATATCGCCGAACAAACATTCCCGCCCCTGCGCGCATATCGTGACGAAATACGCGCCGTTCGAGGAATAATCGTATTCCCGCAGACGGATGGAACGACGGTGGTGAATGTCAGGGTTATAGGTCATAAAATCACCGTAGGGGCGGCCCCATGTGGCCGCCCTCGTTTCGCGTAGCAGGCGGGCGCTTCAATACGGGAAGATCGCCGAGGCCATGCGCACCATGTTTCAATCCTCGCCCGCCATTGAAGGCGGGCGCTTCTCGTCCAGTTTACGTTCGTAGTCATGGTAGCCGAGGTTTCAATCCTCACCCGCCATTGAAGGCGGGCGCTTCCAGTAACCTGTTGCGCATCATGCTGTCTCCTTTCGTTTCAATCCTCACCCGCCATTGAAGGCGGGCGCTTCTGTCCCCATTTATTGGCGACAGATTACAGCAACTTACATCCCCGATTCTGCGAACCAGGGAATTTGGGGCCTGAGCAAGGCCAGAGGCTCATCACTCTCCTGAAAAATAGTTTAAAATCAACGAAATATCTATCCGCGAACCGCCCATGTTTTTGCCAGTGCATCAGGTTCGCGTCAGACAATCAACGGCTCCTCGAAAAATATCGTGCGACTCAAACCGTAGGTCTCCACATGATCATCCCTAGGTTCAGTAAGGCGGTAAAGCCGCAGATTATCCTCTTCTTTGACGATTTCTCTCAGAAGTTTCCGGCGCAGTTCCTCAAACTTCATCTCATTCACCTGGCACTCGAACACCGACTTCTGCACCCGTTGGCCGTAGTTCTTGCATACCTGTGCCACCCTGCGCAAACGTTTCCGCCCTTTTGGTGTTTCAGTGTTCACGTCATAACAGACGACTATCCACATGGTTACCCCCGATCAATCTGAAGAAATCCCCCTGAATCCCCCTTTCTCAAAGGGGGACTTTTTCTGTGCCCACCATTCCCAAAGGGGGACATTTTTATTCCCCCCTTTACGAAAGGGGGGTCAGGGGGGATTTCTGAGCCCTTCTTGAATTGCATCAATAATCCGCTGTATCACAGCATCCGTATCACGCAATATCTGATAATTGTCGAACCTCAGAACTCTTAACTCTTCTCCGACGAGAAACCTGTCCCGCTCCTCGTCTCTCCTTGCATTTTCCGGTTCCCGATGTTGACTGCCATCAGCTTCAACCACCAATCCAGCACCGGGAGCAAAGAAGTCCACGATATAGGGTCCAATCGGCTTTTGACGATAAAACTGCACACCAAGCAACTGTTTTCCTCGTAGATGTGACCATAATCGTTGCTCAGCCTCAGTCATATTTTTTCGAAGTTCACGGGAGGCATCCTTCAGTACTCGACCATATTCTCGCATGAACGGACCTCTTTCAAATCCCCCTAAATCCCCCTTTCTCAAAGGGGGACTTATTCTGTTCCCACCACTCAAAGGGGAACTTTTTATGTTTCAGGGATTATTTTTATCCCCCCTTTACGAAAGGGGGGTCAGGGGGGATTTAACACAAACAAGTCACGGGCTGCCTTCCGGCTCCTCCCCTTCTCCCCCACAACATGCGGCAGGCAAGACTCTTTCAGAGAACAATCCTTGCAACGCTTGTCGTTCACCGGCGGCGGAAGATGACAATTCGCGATCATCTCATGAGTGGCGGCGACGACCTCCTCCAGATGCGCCCGCATGGCATCGGTAAATACAATCTCTTTCCGCTCCCGCGAACCATGCCAGTAGAGTGCCCCTTTCTCCACATTTATGTTGAGCATCTCTTCCAGGCAGACCGCCTGGGCCAGGAGCTGCAACGCCTCATGATGTCCGGCGCGATGACGGCCCGACTTGTACTCCACCGGATAGGGAACGTCACCGTGGAACTCCACCAGATCGGCCTTGCCGACCAGCTTCAACCGGCAGCACCAGATGGGCAAGGCACGTTCATAGCGCACTCCAGCAATCTCGTGGGAGGATTCCGCGTCAACATTCTCATGTACGTCGCGGCCGCGCATGGTGTAGAGGTTCTCGTGAAAGGTCTGCTCCACATGGATCAGGGCGCACTGGCGCGGGCAGTAGCTGTAATGCTCCAGGGCGGAGATCATGATGGGGTCGGAGGGTTCAGGTATCATCGAAACAAAACTCCTTTGGGTTGAACTATTGCAAATTTTGCAACAGCTGAGTGCGGTTCAAATCCCTTCCTGCAACTACCAAATTGCGCAGACGGTATCTGCGTAATTGGCCAAGTCAGGTAAAACAAACGCATCTGTTCGACATTGCGTTTGGAAAACCCGCGTCCAAACCGGCTGGTCAAGTCATGGGCCAGCCGTTCAATATCTTTTCTCCATATGCTGCACGTTCGCGGCCACCCTGTTCGCTCTCGACTATCCGGCGTCCAATTTCCCAATAAGTGGCAGTCATGATGGAGTTCACCGCCCGCGAGGAGGCCCGGCGGGCCTCCTCCAAAAGGCTTACGACACCTGAGAGCATGGCTTCGTAGTCGGTTACGGGCGGGTGATGTGCGGATTTCTTTTTCTGCTGGTCATGAGAAGCTCCGGTGGCTAATTTCTTTAGTAACCGTCAATAATCTCCGGCCTGAGCCCACGCACTTCTTGCCGCACCCTGGATTTTGGTTGCTCGTAGGGGCGACACTGCCGTTGAAAGCCAATCACTGTCCGTCAGCGAACTAAACAAAGATTTCCCGCTGAAATCCATTATTAAAGGATACAGGTTCCTGTGAATTGATATCTGACTCAACAAAACCGACATCATCAATAAATTTTTGCACGACATCCTTGAAATCAGGAACGTCATCGTGAATGTAAGGGTTTGTGTCGCTCTTCCATGCTGCTTTGTCTGGCATTCCCTTATGGTGGCCGTCAATTGCAATTGATGCTTCATGTATTTTGAATTTACTCGCATATCCGGCTCCCCACGAAGCATGAGGCACACTGCCACGACGTCCGCCGTTTTCAAGATAGTTCTGAAATGCCTGTTGGTACTTGCCGAGGTCATGCAATAGACCCGTCATTTTGAAAATGGGTTTGTATTCCCGACGACAGGCAAATGATTCCACAAGATTAGCGGTTTCATGCAGATGCTTTGCTAGAAGGTGCTTATCTTTGTTATCGTTTTCCGAATGGGCATAATAATCCGTCATAATTCAGCCTCTTCATGCCACAACCCCGCAAACCGTCCATCCTCCGCCACATGCGCTATCGTTGCTTTAAAATCCATAGCCGTCCTTCTCCGCCTTCCCCAAATATCGGAAATAACTCTCCATCACCTCTCCCGTAGCCCGTTCTCCCACTCCAAAACAGAATATTCTTTGCAGTAAAAAATCAGACGATTGCAAAAAAGCGCCGCCACTTTATAGCGTCAAAACCAAACTTATTTCAAGAAGTTAATTGAAAACCGTTATAAAACAATCGACAACCTAACGCGGCATAGGTAACCTTTTACAAGACTTCCCGCCTCTAAAATCCCCACGCTGGCAGCCTACCACACTACTATGACATAATACGTCGCAAATACCGCAATCCATATTTTATCAATCATCCGGGCACAAACGTAGGGGCGCGGCAAGCTAAAACCGGGCGCGGCAAGCAGCGCCCCTACGGTTCGTTTGCCGGGTTTTCCTTGTCCATCGTCCATCTCAGCGGTTTAGGATTTAGATAGTTGAAGTGACAAGCTGTTTCCGATATGCTAGATTGTGTTCGCAATTATGTTGAACAAAAAGGGACAATGCGTATGCATACCAAAAAAGAAGTGTTGGCCGAAGCCCTGAATCTCCCGCCGATAGAGCGAGCCGAGCTGATCGAGGAGCTCCTCACCAGTTTCGAGTTCCCCGACCGCCGACGCCTCGACCGGCTCTGGGCTGAAGAAGCGGATGATCGCATAAAGGCATTTAAACAGGGTGAATTTGAAACGATCCCGATGGAAAAAGTCTTCGCCAAAATCAATCGGTGAACAAGTCAATGAAAATCAGGTTTTTCCCATCGGCTGAAGCTGAGCTTCAAGACGCCGTCAACTACTTCAACAGCCAATGCGAAGGCCTCGGATTCGAGTTCGCTGCGGAGATACAGCGAACGATCGAACGCATAATCAGCAATCCAGAAGCATGGACGAAGCTCTCCGTTTATTGCCACCGGTGCCGCACCAAACGTTTTCCCCATGCCGTGATTTACTACATCGAAAACAACCTGCTCTTCGTTGTCTCCATCATGCACATGAAACGCGAGCCAAACTCCTGGCGGACGTACTTGCCGCCTCACAAGCAATAAGCTTCTTCACAATAAGTCCCGTTTTCGCCGTCAACATCCAGACCTAAACTCGGCAGTTGGCCGTTGCTGGATAATTGAGGTTGAAGGTATCGAAGGGGGAAGGATATGGCCGAGATGACCGACAACACAGCAACTGCAAGCTTTTCTACCCTCGACGAGGGACCAATCCCGGAGGAACTCGCAGCCGCCCATAAGAAGATCGCCCTCGACACCATCATCCCGGTCATGATCGAGGCGATGCCGGATTACGTGCTGGTCCTCAACCGGCAGCGCCGGGTGCTGGCGGTCAACAGCCGCCTGCTGAAAGCCTTCGGCATAGCGGATGCCCGGATACTGATCGGGTTGCGGCCCGGCGAGGTCATGCACTGTATTCATGCCGATGAAAGCCCGGACGGCTGCGGCAGCGGCAAGCATTGCCGAAAATGCGCGGCGGTGATGGCCATTGTCGAAACCGAGCTGACCCATGGCCAGGTAACCAAAGAGTATCGAATCACCGTCGACAAGGGAGAATGGGGCGCACTCGACCTGGAGGTGTTGGTGACGCCGCTGGAAATTGCCGACATGCAGCTGAATCTGTTCGTCATGCGTGATATCAGCGCGGAAAAGCGGCGGAAAGTTTTGGAGCAGGTATTCTTTCACGACGTGATCAATACTGCCGGAGGCATACATGGACTGGCCGAGACGCTGGCTGAGGAAAACGCGCTCGATGCGGATGAGGAAAGGCACTACAAGCAGTGGATGGTTACCCTTTCAGGCAAGCTGGTTGACGAGATTCTCTATCAGCGGAACTTGCTGGCGGCGGAAAAAGGGGAATTCAAACCGAACCTGGGGATTGTCGAGGTGGGAGAGCTTTTGCGCGAAGAGCATGCGCTCTACGCCAAGCATGGGGTAGCTGCAGACAGAAACCTGGTCCTCGGCCCGGTAACCGAGTGCAAGATCATCAGTGATGGGGCAATCCTGCGGAAGATCCTCGGCAATCTCGTCAAAAACGCACTGGAAGCCACGCAAAAGGGGGGAACGGTGACTCTGTCCTGCGTTGAGGACGATGAATGGCTCACCTTCCACGTCAATAACCCCGGCGTGATGCCGGAGGATGTGCAGCTCCAGCTCTTCCAGCGTTCGTTCAGCACCAAGGCAGCCGAAGGGAGAGGCATCGGCACTTACAGCGTCAAGCTGTTCGGCGAGCGCTACCTGAAAGGAAAGGTGGCCTTCACGAGCCAAGAGCCCGATGGGACCACCTTCACTTTTTCCATGCCCAAGAGTACATAAAAAAAGGGCGCTGCACCAGCGCCCTCGAAATTTACCATCAACCATCAACCATCAACCATCAACCATCAACCATCAACCGCCGACCGCCTTTACCACCGACCGCCGACCATCGACCACCGACCGCCTTTTCAAGCGTACTTCACCAGATCCACCATATCCCGCACCGCCCTATCCAACCCAACCAGCACCGCCTTGGAAATGATGGAGTGGCCGATGTTGTACTCCTCGATGCCGCCTAAGGCCGCGACCTTCCTGATGTTGGCGTAGTTCAGCCCGTGACCGGCATTTATCCCCATGCCGAGCTTTCCGGCGAGCTTTATGGCGTTTTCGATCTTTGCCAGCTCCGCCTGTTCGCTCTTCCAGTCACGCGCTTCGGCGAAGGCGCCGGTATGGATCTCGATGTAGTCTGCACCCGTCTTGTCGGCCGCCTTGATCTGGTCGGGATCGGGATCGATGAAGAGGCTGACGATCAGGCCGCCGTCCTGCAGCCGCTGCACCGCTTCTTTTATGCTTTCCAGGTTGAGCCGCACGTCGAGTCCCCCCTCGGTGGTCAGCTCCTGCCGCTTCTCCGGCACCAACGTGCACATGTCGGGCTTGACGGATATGGCGATGTTGACCATCTCGTCGGTGGCGGCCATCTCCAGGTTGAGTCTCGTCTTCACGGTCTGGCGCAGAAGCTTCAGATCGCGGTCCTGGATATGCCTGCGGTCTTCACGCAGATGGATGGTGATGCCGTCGGCGCCGGCCAGCTCGGCTATGGCGGCCGCTGCTACCGGGTCGGGCTCGACGCCCCCCCTCGCCTGGCGGATGGTGGCGACGTGATCGATATTGACCCCCAGTTTAGCCATGTTCGCTTCCTCCGATGTTTTTCTCGACCAGCTCGGCAATCTCCTTGGCCCAGCCGGTAATCTGGTACTTGTCCTGACCTTCAAGCATGACGCGCAGGAGCGGCTCAGTGCCGGAGTAACGGATCAGGATACGCCCTTCGTCCTTCACCTTCGCTTCGATGTCTCCTATCAGACCCGCCACTTCCGGGATGGTCATGACGTCTCTCTTCTCGGTTACGCGGACGTTGACGAGCACCTGGGGGAGCGGAATCATGACCTCGGCCAGCTCGGAAAGGCGCTTGTTATGACGCTGCATGACGGCCAGCACCTGGAGGGCCGAAAGCACCCCGTCACCCGTGGTATTGTGGTCGAGGAAGATCATGTGGCCGGACTGCTCGCCACCCAGGTTGTATCCACCCTTCTGCATCTCTTCCACCACGTAGCGGTCGCCGACAGCGGTTTTTATCACCCTGCCCCCCGCTTTTTTTACGGCGATATCGAGCCCCATGTTGCTCATCACCGTGGCAACGAGGGTGTTCTCGCGCAGCTTGTTCTGCTTCAGCATGTCGGTGGCGCAGATGGCCATGATATGGTCGCCGTCCACCTCGTGGCCGAACTCGTCGACAAAGATCACCCGGTCGGCGTCGCCGTCCAGGGCTATCCCCAGGTCGGCCCGGTGCTCCTTGACCGCCTCGCTGATAATATTCGGATACAGGGAGCCGCAGCCGGCATTGATGTTGGTGCCGTTCGGCTTCACGCCGATGGCGATGACCTCCGCCCCAAGCTCCTCAAGCACTGCCGGGGCAACCTTGTAGGCGGCGCCGTTGGCGCAGTCCAGAACAATCTTGAGCCCGGACAGATCCAGGTCTTTGGGAAACGTGCTCTTCAGAAAGACGACGAATCTACCGACGGCGTCGTCGATCCGGTAGGCCTTACCCACTTCGGTGGCAATGGGGCGGAGGGAATCGATCTTGCCGGAAAAAATCAGCTCTTCGATGCGCAGTTCCATCTCGTCGGGAAGCTTGAAGCCGTCGCGGGAAAAGAACTTGATGCCGTTATCCTGAAAAGGGTTATGGGAAGCGGAGATGACCACCCCTGCGTCCGCGCGCATGGATGAGGTGATGTTGGCGATCCCCGGGGTCGGCAGCGGTCCCACCTGGAGCACGTCAACACCCATGGAGCAGATGCCGGCGACGAGGGCGTTTTCTATCATATAACCGGAAAGACGGGTGTCCTTGCCGATGACGATCCGGTGCCTGCGCTTGCCGTTCCTGAATATATAGGCGGCAGCCCGCCCTATCTGCATGGCCATCTCCGTGGTCATGGGATAAACGTTGGCCACCCCCCTGACGCCGTCGGTACCGAACAGTTTTTTCATTTTTGCACCTCCTGACCGGATGATCCGGCAATGCGTTTTTATTTGCCCTGTGGTCTTCCAGCCGCTGCCGTTTTCACCTCGACAATCGCCGGAGAGAGCCCCGTTACCCGCAGTTCACGATCAAGCCTGACAAACCTTTCCAGCCCGCCGAAAACGGTGCTCCCTTCCCTGGCGCTGCGCAGATCGAGCGTAATTTTCATTCGCTCCCTCTTGAGCTTGAGAAGGAGGATGCGCGGTCCGGCCACAGTCACCTCGACCTGGGCGGGAGGGTGATTGACGATGGCGAGATCCGTCGACAGGTTTCCATACTCCAGAGGAACGTTCAGCACAATCTGCCCATCCCTCTCCCCCGCGGTAAACAACCAGAGGAGCACTGCCACCAGAAGCGACAGCACCATGAGCCACTTTTCCTTCTCCAGGTTCTCGCGTATGCTCATGACAACCACCTGGCTTCGATAAGACGCTTCAAAACCTTGCGCAGGGTGGATGATTCAAGATCGTTGGTTTTTCGTCCGCCAAGCACGACCGATATGGCGCCTGTTTCTTCGGAAACTACGATGACCACTGCATCCACCAGCTCCGTCAACCCCAAGGCGGCCCTGTGCCGTGTGCCGAGGGCCTTGCTGATTTCCGGGTTCTGGGTCAGGGGGAGAAAGCAACCGGCCCGCGTCAGTTTTCCCTTCTGAATGATTACCGCCCCGTCGTGGATCGGCGAATACGGGAGAAATATTGAAGATATGAGCTCGCTGGTGACCTTGGCGTCAATATCGGTTCCCACCGCTATGAAACTGTCGACGGACATCCCCCGTTCAATGACGATAAGGGCGCCGATCCGCTTGCTTGCCAGCGTCTCCGCAGCAGTGGCAAGCTCCTCGATAATCGACTCGGCCTCTCCTGTTTCCCGTTGTTTACCGTGGCGGACCCGGTTCAGGGTCGCAAATGCCCGACGGATATCGGTCTGGAAAATGATGACGAGAACGATGCATGAGGAACTAAGTACGCTGTTTGAGATCAGACGCAGGGTTTGCAGGCCTGCAAGACGGGAAAACATGGAGCAGAGAAGCAACGAGGCGAGCACAAGCAGGATTCGAACCGCCAACGCTCCCTTTATGAGCAGGCTGAGTCGATAGATGATGACGGCTGCCAGTGCTATATCGAACAAATCCAGCAACAGGCCGTAATTTTGCGGAAAGTCTGTCATGATTATCGTGTGAGGGGTTACCGGTCCTGCCGCCGGCGGTAGCTCCGCTGAACAGTTCATTTCCCATGATCAAATCGATCAGGCTCCAGGCCTGCTGAGTGCCCTCGCCATGTCTGCGACATCACGCATTTCTTTTACATCATGCACCCGGAAAATTGAAGCGCCGTTGACAAGCGCAACGGCAACTACGGCTGCCGTACCGTAAAGCCTGTCATCCGACTCTCGTCCAAGGACCTTGCCGATGAAGGACTTTCGTGACGGTCCCACAAGAACCGGGCGGCCCAGCTCTGCGAACTCCGCCAGTCGCCGCACAATCTCCAGATTACCAGACACGCTCTTGCCGAAGCCGATACCGGGATCGACGGCGATCCGGTCGGCGGCTATCCCTGCCGATGCTGCCAGAGCCAGGGAACCTCGCAAGGATGCGGTAATTTCGGCAATTATATCGCCATAAGCCGTATTGGCCTGCATCTCCAGGGGATTGCCGCGGGTATGCATCACTACCAGACCGGAACCGGCGACTGCGACCACCTCCGCCATCCGGATGTCGAAGGAAAGGCCGCTGATGTCGTTGACGATCTCTGCACCCGCAGCAAGAGCGGCCCCGGCTACGGATGCCTTGTACGTATCGATGGAAATGGGAATTTTCAGCCGTCCGGCAAGGCCCTCGATGACGGGTATCACCCGCCTGAGTTCCTCTTGTTCGTCAACCGGCGCAGCGTTTGGACGGGTACTCTCGCCGCCGATGTCGATAATGTCAGCCCCTTCGGCCTCCATCTCCAGAGCACGGTCTACGGCCTTTTCACGGCTGAAAAAACTGTTGCCGTCGGAAAATGAATCTGGGGTGACATTGAGTATCCCCATGATGCACGGACGCCGGGACAAATCGAGGCTGCGACGGCCAATCGCCCAGGTTTCGGGGAAACGTACCATTATGCCGGAGCGACCTCGTCAGCAGAAGCAGTGGGCGTTACACTGGCTTCCACGTTGATAATCCGGTCGACCTCTTCGCCGCTCAGGTTTTCCTTTTCAATCAGTTCATGAGAAAGCCTGTGCAGCACATCGACATTATCCGTCAGAAGCCTGCGTACGCGGATGTAGTTTTCCTCGACGATCCGCTTGATCTCGGCGTCGATATCAACGGCTGTGGCCTCACTGTAGTTCTTGTGAGTGGACATCTCCCGGCCGAGGAAGATCTGCTCGTCCTTCTTGCCGAAACTTACCGGCCCCATCTTTTCACTCATCCCCCACTCGCAGACCATCTTGCGGGCGATCTCGGTGGCCCTTTCGATGTCGTTGCCGGCGCCGGTGGTCATGGAATTGAAGATGATCTCCTCTGCGGCACGACCGCCCATGAGAACGGCGATCCGGTCCAGGAGGGACTCGCGGGAGTAGCTGTGCTTGTCCTCGATGGGAAGCTGCATGGTGACGCCGAGAGCCCTGCCGCGAGGAATGATGGAGACCTTGTGGACCGGGTCGGTGCCGGGAATGAGCTTGGCGACGAGGGTATGTCCCGCCTCGTGATAGGCGGTATTCTTCTTCTCTTCATCCGAGATGACCATGCTGCGCCGCTCGACCCCCATCAGCACCTTGTCCTTGGCATCGTCGAAGTCCTGCATGTCCACGACGCTCTTGTCCTTGCGCGCCGCCAGAAGGGCCGCCTCGTTGACCACGTTGGAAAGGTCTGCGCCGGAGAAGCCGGGGGTGCCTCTGGCGATGACGGCAAGATCAATATTCGCCCCCAGCGGGGTTTTCTTGGTATGGACCTTGAGAATAGCCTCCCGTCCCTTGACGTCGGGACGCGGCACCACTACCTGACGGTCGAAACGACCGGGACGGAGAAGCGCCGGGTCAAGAACGTCGGGACGGTTGGTGGCGGCAATGAGAATTACTCCTTCGTTGGACTCGAAGCCGTCCATCTCCACGAGAAGCTGATTCAACGTCTGCTCGCGCTCGTCATGACCGCCGCCGAGCCCGGCGCCGCGGTGGCGGCCGACTGCATCGATCTCGTCGATGAAGATGATGCAGGGAGCGCTCTTTTTACCCTGGACGAAAAGGTCGCGCACGCGGCTGGCGCCGACGCCGACGAACATCTCGACAAAGTCGGAACCGGAGATGGAGAAGAACGGAACGCCCGCTTCTCCTGCAATGGCGCGCGCCAGGAGCGTTTTGCCCGTACCCGGAGGGCCCATGAGCAGAACCCCCTTGGGAATCCGTCCGCCCAGCTTGGTGAATTTTTTCGGTTCCTTGAGGAAGGAAATGATCTCTTCCAGTTCTTCCTTGGCCTCTTCAATCCCCGCCACATCTTCAAAGGTGATCTTTCCCTGGGTTTCGGTCAAAAGCTTGGCGCGGCTCTTGCCGAACGCCATCGCCTTGCCGCCCCCTCCCTGCATC
This genomic window contains:
- the folP gene encoding dihydropteroate synthase, encoding MVRFPETWAIGRRSLDLSRRPCIMGILNVTPDSFSDGNSFFSREKAVDRALEMEAEGADIIDIGGESTRPNAAPVDEQEELRRVIPVIEGLAGRLKIPISIDTYKASVAGAALAAGAEIVNDISGLSFDIRMAEVVAVAGSGLVVMHTRGNPLEMQANTAYGDIIAEITASLRGSLALAASAGIAADRIAVDPGIGFGKSVSGNLEIVRRLAEFAELGRPVLVGPSRKSFIGKVLGRESDDRLYGTAAVVAVALVNGASIFRVHDVKEMRDVADMARALSRPGA
- a CDS encoding CdaR family protein — encoded protein: MSIRENLEKEKWLMVLSLLVAVLLWLFTAGERDGQIVLNVPLEYGNLSTDLAIVNHPPAQVEVTVAGPRILLLKLKRERMKITLDLRSAREGSTVFGGLERFVRLDRELRVTGLSPAIVEVKTAAAGRPQGK
- the ftsH gene encoding ATP-dependent zinc metalloprotease FtsH, which translates into the protein MNQFYKNLALWLVISLMMILLFNLFNKPKPAQEKLDYSDFIEAVETGKIKNVDKKVVTVTIQGNEILGKFSDGKDFRSYKPADANLSEKLLAQKIAVNARPEEEKFSWFSIFISWFPIIFLVGVWIFFMRQMQGGGGKAMAFGKSRAKLLTETQGKITFEDVAGIEEAKEELEEIISFLKEPKKFTKLGGRIPKGVLLMGPPGTGKTLLARAIAGEAGVPFFSISGSDFVEMFVGVGASRVRDLFVQGKKSAPCIIFIDEIDAVGRHRGAGLGGGHDEREQTLNQLLVEMDGFESNEGVILIAATNRPDVLDPALLRPGRFDRQVVVPRPDVKGREAILKVHTKKTPLGANIDLAVIARGTPGFSGADLSNVVNEAALLAARKDKSVVDMQDFDDAKDKVLMGVERRSMVISDEEKKNTAYHEAGHTLVAKLIPGTDPVHKVSIIPRGRALGVTMQLPIEDKHSYSRESLLDRIAVLMGGRAAEEIIFNSMTTGAGNDIERATEIARKMVCEWGMSEKMGPVSFGKKDEQIFLGREMSTHKNYSEATAVDIDAEIKRIVEENYIRVRRLLTDNVDVLHRLSHELIEKENLSGEEVDRIINVEASVTPTASADEVAPA
- the cdaA gene encoding diadenylate cyclase CdaA, which produces MTDFPQNYGLLLDLFDIALAAVIIYRLSLLIKGALAVRILLVLASLLLCSMFSRLAGLQTLRLISNSVLSSSCIVLVIIFQTDIRRAFATLNRVRHGKQRETGEAESIIEELATAAETLASKRIGALIVIERGMSVDSFIAVGTDIDAKVTSELISSIFLPYSPIHDGAVIIQKGKLTRAGCFLPLTQNPEISKALGTRHRAALGLTELVDAVVIVVSEETGAISVVLGGRKTNDLESSTLRKVLKRLIEARWLS
- the glmM gene encoding phosphoglucosamine mutase produces the protein MKKLFGTDGVRGVANVYPMTTEMAMQIGRAAAYIFRNGKRRHRIVIGKDTRLSGYMIENALVAGICSMGVDVLQVGPLPTPGIANITSSMRADAGVVISASHNPFQDNGIKFFSRDGFKLPDEMELRIEELIFSGKIDSLRPIATEVGKAYRIDDAVGRFVVFLKSTFPKDLDLSGLKIVLDCANGAAYKVAPAVLEELGAEVIAIGVKPNGTNINAGCGSLYPNIISEAVKEHRADLGIALDGDADRVIFVDEFGHEVDGDHIMAICATDMLKQNKLRENTLVATVMSNMGLDIAVKKAGGRVIKTAVGDRYVVEEMQKGGYNLGGEQSGHMIFLDHNTTGDGVLSALQVLAVMQRHNKRLSELAEVMIPLPQVLVNVRVTEKRDVMTIPEVAGLIGDIEAKVKDEGRILIRYSGTEPLLRVMLEGQDKYQITGWAKEIAELVEKNIGGSEHG